GAGGGCCACGTGGCTTCCGTCTCCAGAAAAGAAGATCTTGTGAGCAGCCCAGATAGAGGACAGGAACCTGAAGCAAGCACACTTTGGCCACAGCAGAATGTGGGAagagaagcttttatttttgcttaggGGAACCGCTATGGCAGTTTGGCCAAGGCCTCATGGGCTGTAAACTGCCAGTCAGATGGACAAGGCCCCAGGCAGAGACAAGGTGGAGAGAAGGGGAACCAGGGCctacctcctccccctcctgccatACTCCCTTTTCACCactgcaggccccgcccccagctcccccctcccccattcatctTGAGGCTGAGCCCTGCCCTGACTGTGGCTCATGGTGTCCAACGCAGTTGGCCTCAGGCATAGAAGCCCCAGAAGAAAGTGGCCACAGCCATCATTAGCAGGGCATTGATGTTGACCACACGGGCCCAGCTCGAGtcctcactgatgtcctccagcCGCCTGGCTGCCGCAGCCATCTCCTCCTGAGTAGGGGCTGGGGGACTACCGGCCCCACCCCCATTCATTCCACAGAACCAGAGCAGACACCTGCGGAGCAGGccaggtgctgggggctggggctctaGGAAAAATGGACCGCAGACAGTTAGTTTGAGGGAACTTGGCTCCCCTAGTCCCTGGCCCCACCTCCTGAAGCAGTGCCTTACCCTCCATCTCCACCGCATGCTCCGGACACCCATTCTGTATGGGGGGTGAGGTTGGACCTTCCAGCTCATCAGCATCCAGGTCCTCTCGCTCCTCCTTGCTGTGCCGTAGACTGAAGACCAGGCGGTGGAgctgggagagggggcagggaccAAGTGAGAGTGCTGCTCCCCCAGCACGCACCCTGAAGTGCCTCATCCACCTGGTACTCCTaagctccctctgcccaccctatGCTCTTGGTTCAGACTCAGTTCACTCAAACCTGACCTTCCATGGCAGCCCTTTGCCCTCAGATTAAACCTAAGTTCTTTAACTGTGTGTTTAAAGCTCTTGGCCCTGGTCACCCCCGTTTCATCACCCCAAGTCCCTGTCTACACTCAAGTTGTGGTCCTTTAGACACTAGTCTTCTAGTCCTGCTAACAGTGTTCCTTCCTGTGGATATTTGTTCACATAGTTTcctcctgcctttccctccttctccacctGTGCAGTCCTGCCCATCCTTCTATCCTGCCCATCCTTCTACCCAGCTCTTCGGTCCTGGTCCCCAGTCAGCCCTGTCCTGGGGCACCTCCCCTGCAGCAGCACAAGCCCAGACCCTTTTGTGGGCCTTTGAGATAGCATTCTGTCCCTCTCAGCCACCTGGCCTATGTACTGGATCCTGTGTTTTTTGAGTCCCACAGGCCATTCCAAGGATTTTGGGGAGGCTTTAATCACATCCCCCAGACCACCtcaaataaatgtcatttaaataaGACATTGTGCTCGCTTTGCAAATGCACCTTCCAGCCGGACTCCCAGGCATTCCCAGAAGTGGGCCGGCAGATTGGGGGTGGAGATGGCTGCGTTAACACCCATGGCGCATGCTGGGCGCCCACTCGGAGGCCCGCACTTACATGCTTGCGTGGGATGGGTGCTGTGCAGAGTGAGATGACAAGGGTGAGGAGGCCAGAGCAGACGAAGAGCACGATGGCAAAGTAGAGGTAATGCATGCCGCAGAGGAGTGCTGGGCACACTGAGGGTTGCACACAGCTGCCCGAGCCATAGGAGAACTCAGGAATAAGGCGCGCTAGACCCATAAGCAGGCCCCCGATCAGTCCCCAGAAGGCACCCTGCCGGGGGGGAGAGTGTCAGCCTCTGGTGGGTGTTGGAGCTCTGCCCCAAGCTCATGACCTACACACTCACCTTCTCGTTGACACGGGGCACAAAGAGCGCCAGCACGAAGACGGCAGACACAGGTGGCGCCAGATAGCTGGAGACTGCCTGTATGTAGTCAAAGAGCTGCCCTCCCTGCGCTGCCTGCACGATGGGTAGCCAGGCCACGGACACAGCCACGATGAACACCACCCAGAGCCTGCAGTTAGTGGCCATCAGGAGATTTCACCCAGGATTCCTCATCTCCCCCTAATCCTACGAGtgctccctgtccccaccccggGGCTGATTGGTGGGGCAGGACCTGGGGGAAACCCAGGCCGCACCGTCCTACTAGCAGCAGCTCCCGGTCGCCTGCACAGGGCCGCAGGCGTGTGTAGATGTCCATAGTGAAAAGTGTGCTACTGCTGTTAAAGATGGAAGCCAGCGAGGACATGAGCGCCGCCAGCATGACTGCCAGCATGAGTCCGCGCAGACCTGCAGGTGGTTGGGAGCTGTGAGTCTTCAGCCACCAGGGTGTCCCCGAGAGGGTGTGACTTGGTGAGGGGTGACTTCTCCCAGTTGCAAGCTCCACACCTTGCCAACCCTTACCATTGGGCATGAGCTTCACGACAAGCCGCGGGTAGGCAATGTTGGAGCAGCCCACCTCAGTACCGCACACTCGCTTACACACCTCGGGCACCACGCACGCCACCTCGTCTGCAGGGAAGAGGGCACGATGTGGCTAGGATGGGACCTGGTCTGGGAACTCAGATCCCTGAAGTGGGGACAGGAAATCCTAGTGGAAGAAAGATGGGGCTGCCGAttggggggcggagggaggtgGTAGGACTGGGTTACTGGATTTACAAATCAAGGGACAGTAGCAAAGATGGGAACTGGGCACCTGTGATCATGCACAAGAAATGCACAGTGCACAGTCCCGTGCACTGGATGGGGCACGGGACTTTTGGTGGGGGCCGGGTTGCGGATGTTACCTGGATAAAGAATGCGGCTGATCATGCCTGGCATGACCATGAGGAACATAGGCATCAGCTTCAAGTAGCCACACAGTATGCAGCCTGCCTTGATGTGGGTCAGGTTCTTCCCGGCCAGACAGCGCTGCACGATGACCTGTGGCGAGGGCCATTAGGCTACCTGCATCCAGTCTTGGACACCTCACCCCTTCAGGCCTTGCCTCAACTCACTGCTCTAATTCAGGCCTGCCTCTGGCTCGGCGGTGCTGGCAATTCACCTTCACTCAGACCCAGATTCTTTGGATTCGGCTGGGTCTGGCTTAGCTCCATCCTGACCAGGTTCCTGACCCCTCCGGTGGCGCCACCAGATGGGTTCCTGTCCCACCCATGTCAGCTCCGCCCACAGCGGTTCTGGTTCTCCCCCAGCTTCCCTCCAGGCACTAGACCTGACTCCGCACCTGGTCGCTGCACCAGTACCAGCCCGAGACAATGGTGAGACCCAGGAGCAGCGCGGGCCATGGCAGGTCCCCCGTCACAGGGTCCCGGAGCAGGTGGTAGGAGTCCGGCCGAGGTCGATAGCAAGAACTCGAGATGTTGCCCACCGCCGGATCCTCAGAAACCGTCAGCGACGTCATTGCCCCCAAGTATTTGTCGAAAAGCCCTGAATACCCTCCCACTTCATGGAAGGCTGTGAGGGCAAGGTCGTCAGGAGACCGGGCGCCAGCGCCAAGACGGTCCCTAGGACCCACATGCTGGAGATGCAGGATGTCTCTGCTCCCCCACTGAGGGCTCTGTGACTCAacctctgtgcccctcccccgccggcTGAGCTCCCTACCGTAACCCATGAGGATGAAGGCCCCCCCAAGAATGACAAAGGTCTGCACGGTATCTGTGTACATCAGCGCTGCCAGCCCTCCTGCAACAGGCCTGGGTcagtggaaacagcccaaacaGGATGCCCGGAGCCCATACGGTGTCTGTGCGAATTCGAAAAATGTGCCCCTTCCTGGAGagcaaatttcaaagaaatggcCCATTCTCCAGGCTCATGTACCTGGGCGTCAGCAGACAGGACTCAGTGAGCAGAATGTGCCTCCGTGACACTCCCAGCACATCTCTCAAGCCCACTCCATCCCGAAGCCCCTGCCACAGCCACCTGTCACAGTGTAGATCATGGTGATGCCCAGAAGGGCGATGACGGAGGCATAGATGTTCCAGCCCAGAGCCTGTTGAATGAATACTGCGCCAGAGAACATGTCCACCTTGGGGGAAAGGAGCGATTGCACAGGTCAGGACCAGGGGGGACCTGGGCAGGGACCCAGAACTACCTCATGCCCAGACTAACACCCCAGGTGGCCACGCTTCAAAGGTTCTCTTATTTTTCAATGGTCTGGCCTTCCCAGGTCCCACCCATTGTGGTCGCAGCCCCAAAACCTGTTCCTTCCAGACCCTGCCTCAACCATGGTTCTTACAAGCGATTTCTTCTTGGTTCCGCCCCCTCCGAGGCTTTCTAGAAGCCTCCACTCCGTGGTCCCGCCCTCCCAGGGCCCCGCCTCGCCCTCCATGAATGCGCACCGAAATCTTGGTGAAGATGTACAGAAAAAGCGAGAGCACTGACAAGTAGAGGCGGATACGGTGGCCTCCGAAGCGCTTGCGCAGGTACTGCGGCATGGTAATGACGCCCGCCGTCAGGTACACCGGCGCGAAGAGCCAGCCCAGCAACAGCACCACGAACAGCGCCTGCAGGCACAGCTACCAGCCGGTGACTGAGACCCTGCCAGGAGGGCGCCCTCGTCCCTCGAGAGTCTGAGACCTCTTGCTGAACGTGCTATACCAAGGAAAGGTCGCACTGGGAGCCCAGAGGATGTCCCTGAGCCCTGGATATTAAAGGACAGGATCTTTGACACCAACATGGGCCCTTAACTAGAGCCCTCCTGGTCCTCCCAGGCCATGACCCCTGGCCAGTCCCTCCCAAGATTGCccctatcctcccacccaccagCACATGAATCCAACCACAGACCCTCAGGCTGACCACAGCCTCTGCCAGGAAGGGCTGCCTCACCTCTCCTCTTCACCCACCCAAACCTTCTGTCCCTCGAGACTCGGCTCAGAgacctcctcctccaggaagtcctgaTCTCAGCCCTCAAAGATAAGCCTCAGTCCCAGAGCTTTGTCTCCTTCCTGCTTCTGCAAGGGGCCTTAATTTGGTCCAGAGATCCTCATAGGCCACAGCTTCAGAGAGCATCTGAACAAGCACTTCACTATCTTTGAGGATGTTCACCCCACTTCAGAGAGGAGTAAATCAAGGCCACAGAGAGTAGTGGCTGGTCCAGGCTTACACAGCAAGTCAGGAGCAGGCCCTGAAAGTGGTCATCTCCAACATCTTCCTTCCTCCAAGCTGGACGCATGACCCTCGAAGCCCAACCACACCTCCACAATGGGTAAGTCCCACCTCCAGTCTTATGTCCCCCCAGCTTGGAGCCTCCCAGGTGTGATAGTTCCAGGGGTTCCCACTGGGATGGAGGTTATTGGCAAAAAGGGCATCTCACATTCCACTCAAATCCAGCCACAGCCAAGCCGCTTGCAGCACCAGTCCCTGCCAGGCCCACAAAGTGGCCACTGCCGATGTTGCTGGCAAAGAGAGAGGCCCCGACCTAGATagccagaggtgggggtgagctaggctgcttctctgggcctcctccCACTCAACAGCACAGCCTCTCTCACCGGCCACCACACCATGCTTCGTCCTGCCAGGAAGTAGCCGCCAACGGTGCCTCTGTTGGTTCTGCACATGGACTGAGAGACAGGAGTGGGGGGAGACTTGGGTTCGGAGCACATCTTTGGACCTCATTAGCCTTCTCAACACATTCCTCAGCCTTGTTTTAGGCTGAAGATTAACCAGCCCTGGGCTCTCTTGATGGTTCCCACCCAACCCCCTGCCCCAACCTCCTCCGAGGCACCTAGCGCAACCCAGGACCTGACCTAGTGCCCAACTACCCAAGCTTGAGTGTGGCTGGATTCAGCCTGACTTTTCCTGGGGCCTTGGATATGGATGGGCTTCTGGTCAGATACTTTGTAGACAGGGGAACAGAGATCTCATTTAGAACACTGTCCATAATGAAAATCCACTATTCCCTTCAACGGACTCCAATCCAAAGGAGGGAGGACAAGGAACGCCTGTTGGCTGGGCCTCCCTGAGGCTGTCAGAAGACTTGCttgcccaccacccccagcttTCCTCCTCAAAAATCCAGGCATCCTTCCCCTACTGAACATGGGATCTTCCTCAGACTTTTCCCCCAGGCCCGAAGAGCCTGGCCCCCAGCAGCACCCCAACTTCTCACCCACAAGCCGACACCAATGACCAGCAGGAAATAAGCAGCAATGACCAGGATGTCAGCAGAGTTGTTAATTAGGACCTTCTGGTTTCCCGGGCCTGGTACAgagcctgcctctgtgtgttctTCCATTCTGCCTAAGGTTTGTCCCTCAAGGGACTAGCCCCTGGATTTCCCCAGGGGAGGGATTAATGGTTACCTCAGGGGCAGTGAGCCGACAAGTCCCCCAGGTCATGTTCCCCCTCCCCAGCTTTGTTTAGCTGAATCAGGTCTCATCAAGGCCGAACACTTGTCCTGTGGAGCAAGAGCTTTCAAGTTCAGGAGCACTCCTTCTTGGGCCTTggcccccactccctccccagtGCCCCAGGCTCAAAATTATTCCTTTTACCCATGCTGACCCCTTCAGCCTTGACCTAGGGAACTGTGCCTGAGCCAGCCTCTTGGTTCTGACTAATCCAGAGGGATCATTTTCAAACCCCACTCTGACGGTGTCACTCCCCTGTTCAGAAACCCTTctagctgggatccctgggtggcgcagcggtttggcgcctgcctttggcccagggcgcgatcctggagacctgggatcgaatcccacatcgggctcctggtgcatggagtctgcctctccctctttctctctctgtgactatcataaataaaaaaaaaaaaaaaaaaaaaaaacccttctagCTCCCCATCATCCTAAAAGAAGTGGGAGCTCCTCAGCCTCATGTTCAAAGCCTGCCATACTCTGACTCCTCCCTACCCTTCCCCTTTGCTCCTCCACAGAAAACCTAGAGTGAGATTGCGTTTCCCTCCAACTCCCTCACCCTGCCCAGCCCATGTATTTTCACACGCGTAAGCTTTGGCATAAACTGTGCCTTCTGCTTAGAGTGCCTCCTCGCCTCCCAAGTGGCCCACTCCTACCTCTCAGATGGTAACCTTCAGTACCCAACCCATGTCAACGCTTCAGCGGCTTCTCTGACTTTTCTATACAGTTCTGAGCACATTGTGTTGTACTCGTCTGGGCCCAGGTCTGCCTTCCTAACAGACTAGAGATTACCCACGAGCAGAAAATGATCTGATTCATCCCTGGAGTCCCAGCACTCAGCAGAGGGCTGAACAGAAGAAAGGAGGGTATTAATAAATATCAATACCTCTGCCTTCCGAGAAGAATTGATCAGACTTGGATGAATGATTATGACAAATTGGGttcaaaaaagccaaaaaagaggCATGTTGATTAAAAGGTTGCCACTGTGAACAATCCCAATGGGGGCTTTTTGAGACACTGGAGAACACACCTCAGAATTGACCCCTCACGGCCAGAAAGCTGGAGTATTTATTCACCAATTTCTGTCCCTAAAGTTATagaacctccccaccccacccccttcaggTCTGCTGGGTGCAGAAGCCTGCTTGTCCTCCCAGAGAGCACCCTCAGACAGAAACTCAGGGAGCAGCTGGGGAGACTGGGTGTCTAGGAACTGTCTACATATGACTTCTCAGGTGGGCCAAGTGGATAAGGGCAATGCACCCACAGCGTCTGCTTCAGGGGTTGATGAATTTGACGTGCCTGAGAGAAATCCAGGACCAAGTGTCAGAGGACAGACACACTGGGGTTATAAGCCCTTAAAATCCATATGCCCTCTGTGTGGCCTACAAGGCCCTTCATGATGTGGCACCTATTTCCTCTTTGACTTCATCTTCTACTCTCCCCTTTCCTCATCCTAATCCagcccttcttttctttcattcaatatgCCAAGCTCCTTCCTACCTCCTGGCCTTACTGTTTCCTCTCCCCGGAATGCTCTCTTCAGGCTCTTTGCCTGGCTGTCTTTCCTCAGACTTCCAAGTCTCAACTTAGATGTTACATATTCACAGAGACCATCTGGTCAAACTAATCCCTTCCTCACTTTCTCTTAGTTCtccaattttttcccctttacacCTCCCCTCATTTCctctcattctttccttcattaccaaacattcactgagcacctatCACATGCTAGATAGCATTCTAGTCACTGGAGAGACAACGGTCAGCAAAACAAACATACAATCTCATAGACAGGTTCTCAGGAGCTTGCATTCCAGTTTCGGAAGCAGACATAAGCAACAAATAAACACCTATTTGCAATAGAGGTAAGTGCTATGAGGGACTAGGGAGGTGCAATGGATGGAAACAAGGGGGGAGAGGGAACTTTACTTAGGCCATCAGGAAAGTCTCCATTAGTTCATCACACATGTCACTTGGTTCTTGTCATCTATCTTCTCAACTAGACTTCAACTCCATGAGGTCGAGAAGCAGGTCTGCTTTGTTCCCTATGGTCTCCCAGTTCCTGATATCAAGTCTGGCACAGTACATACTCCATAAAACACTTGGTGAAATTAATGAATCGAGTATACAGATGGCCAGTTGGGGCATTTTCAAGACAGGAAGGTGGTTACAAGCCAGGaaatagaattccccagggagaATATGTGGGAGGAGAAGAGCAGGAAGCCTGGGAAGACTTAGGAGAGGAGCCTCAGAGAGGAAATGGGGGCAGGCCGTGGCAAGGACAAAGAACACTTCACCTTTGTCTTACCCCTACATGTTCTCCTTAGCTACTAGCTCTGCCACAAGCAGGAAGGGCTTCTGAGTATCCATCATTTCCAGCCTCAAAGTCTCCTATAGTTTGCACCCAGGAATCTAAGCCCCCTCCCTAGGGAACTGCAGGGTTCAAAGAGAAGGTTCAGAGGCTCAGAAGTGTGCTGGAGTTTGGAGATTCAGATGGAGCCTAAACTCCACACCTAAAAATCCCTGGCCCCACCCATTTCTGCTGGGGGTTAGGTCaggtgtcacctcctccaggaagactgCCTTGACTCCCAATCTGAGTTAGAAGCCTCCTTCTGACTCTTACAGCCCCTAGTGCATCCTTCCATCACTGCTCTGACTACCTCAAGTGTCATCCTCTGCCTAGGGGAGATGTTATGAGTCAATACAAATAAGAGGGAAGCTGTGCCTTAGTGCCCAGATCCAGAGTGGGCATAAATTGGCACttctggatggagtcccatcTCTGAGAGTCTTCTCAGGAGAGAAAACTCTGAAAATCAGACAAGGTGACAAGGGTGGGAGGGTGTGGGACATGGGGGTAGAGACAGATTAAGTGCCTATTTTGAGGATACAGGTTGCTGAAGAAATGGGGAACGAGGGTGGGAAGTTTCCAAGGGGCCCAGCCTGACCTCCTGTTCTGGCTCCCCACTGGCTGTACAATCCTGCGCAGGCTCATTTGATATGTGAAGAGCAGCCTGCAAATGcggaggctgcaggtggcacgGCGGCCGCAGGCAGGGGCCTAGAACCTGCTGCAGCCAGAGGCAGCACAAGAGGCCAGGCCTCACCGCACAAGGCTTTCCCGCGCACTCAGAGACACTGCACCAGCATGATGTGGCATGTGCTTTTATGTAGGTAGAAAAAAAAGTGCACAGAATagtgagggagcagggagcagctcTGTCCGGGCGGTCCTCTGGTTAGTCAGAGTGCAAGGGCCCTCCTCCGGCCGGGGCTCCCCAAGGGTGGGAATAAAGTGAAGACCTCAGGCAGGGGTGCTCCACAGCGGAGGAGCCACGCAGGAGGCCTTGAAATCGGCCAGACCTTTTCTGAATTTGGCCATGGAGGATTTAAGAGTACCTTAGGGGTGGGTCTCTCCAGTGGCTGAGGCCTCACCGGGTGGGCTGAGAGAGACCCCCAAGCTCCAGGAGCAAGGCCTTGGGGTGTCTGGGGGAAGGGCGGGGTCCCTGGGGCCTTGGTCTCCCGCAGGGGCCAGCCCCGCAGGCGCTCAGCCGAAGAGCTTGACAAAGCAGGGCTGGCAGTAGGGCTTGCCCGCGCGCTCCTGGAAGGAGCCCTTGGTGAGCGGGCGCAGGCAAAAGGTGCAGGTGAAGTGGTCCGGGTGGAAGCGGCGGCCCAGGGCGGACACGCAACGGCCGGTCACCGGGAGGCCACACGTGGCGCACAACGACCCGCGCCGCGCGTGGAAATGGTTCTCGCACAGCGGGCGGCCCTCGTGCTCGAAGAAGCTGCCTCCCGAGAAGGGCGCGAAGCATTCCTGCGGAAGGGCGGCCGCGGAAgcgcaggtcagcgccccccccccgccccagtagCTAGCTTCAGCAGGAGCGCGCTAACCCAGCGTGGGAGCCCCACTGCCCCGCAGCCGCCCCCAGACGTGAGCACCTGACCCGAATGCCTGCAtatcccccccacctccaggctcCTAGCCGGGCTGGCCGTCCTCCCGGttccccggcccccccccccccccccccccccccccccccccgccccgcgctcccgcAGCAGCGCACCCTGCACACGAAGCAGTCTGGGTGCCAGAGCGCGCTGAGCGCCGAGATGTAGTTGTCCAGGATGGGGCCTTGGCAGCCCTGGCAGCGCGGGGCGAAGAGCTGCAGGAAGTCCCGGCGGCAGTAGGGGCGGCCCTCGCGCTCGTGGAAACCTAGGGGCCGACCGAGCCAAGGAAAGAGATGCGGGCTGCACCCCACTCGCAGGATCCGAGCCCGGGGCCGTAGGCGGGGCCCTCAGAGGGAGCGGTAGAGCGGGAGGGATGGGTAGAGGGAAGTGGCCCAGTGGGACGGGATAGGACGGAGCCAGGTGTGGGAGAGCATGGGGCCAGGAGACGTGGGAGGTCCTAACAGGCTGGACCAAAGTGATAGAGGCCGGATGTTGAGCAGATGGGTATCTTTCAAGGCTGGAGCCACGTTCTCACCCTCGTCTCCGAAGGGCTCCCCACAACTGACGCAGCAGAAGTGCTCCGGGTGCCAGTGGGTGCCCAAGGCAGTAACCATCTTCTGCAGGAAACGAATCAGGACACTCCGTGGGGCCCTccatcccttcttccctccctcccccatcgtGAACCTCCGCATGCAGGTTTAAGTGGGAGTTTGAAGCACTAGGGACCTAACAAGGAACTTGGAAGTCAGAGTGGGCAGGGTCTAGGACATGGGTAGGCGGGAGCTGTGGGAGCTGTGGGAGCTGTGGGAGGAGAAGGGCTCACGTGTCGGATGGGTTGATTGCAGAGGCCGCATCGTGGGGAGAAGCGTTCAAAGTAGCATTCAGGGCAGAAGGGAGCTCCATCCTTCTCAAAGAAGCTGCTGCCTCCCAGGGCCATGGAACAGCCACCGCAAATGAAATGTTCCGGGTGCCAAGCACGGCCCAGCGCGGTCACCACCTGCAGGTTGGGGACAAGGCCTGGGTCAGAGTGGTCCTCAGGTTGCCATGTGCCCAGTGGGCTAAGACCTACATGGCACATTtcgagtctttttttctttttaccatttgaCTCCCTTCATTCCTTTCTCCCCATTCACCCTGAGAAGTCAGGATGAAGAACCTGATGTTCAAGTCCATCTGTAAGTGACAGAGATTTAAACCAGGTCCTCCAGCACAGTGCCTAGGGCCCCCAGTAATTTTAGGAGCCCATGAAAATGTAATTACttttaaaaccagaagaaaaaaatgagccagaagaaaatgctttaatgtataatattaatatattgggcagcccgggtggctcagcattttagcgttgcctttggcctggggcgtgatcctggagacccaggatcgagtcccacgtcaggctccctgcacggggcctgcttctccctctgcctctgtctctgactctgtctctctctatgtctttcatgaataaataaataaattaaatatttaatatatatatatgttatatatatattcatcttcACACAAACACAGTCATAAACcacaattttaactttttttctaacAGAGGAAGGGACCCATGAAGGTGAAAGAGTCTAGGGTCCACACAAGTCATAATGCCACCCCGCCTTACTAAGATTGGAAATTtggggcaggaagcagggcaCTAAATACAGCAAGAGGATCTAGGTCAACTGCTGGGCACAGCTGTCATC
This DNA window, taken from Canis lupus familiaris isolate Mischka breed German Shepherd chromosome 6, alternate assembly UU_Cfam_GSD_1.0, whole genome shotgun sequence, encodes the following:
- the SLC5A2 gene encoding sodium/glucose cotransporter 2, with protein sequence MEEHTEAGSVPGPGNQKVLINNSADILVIAAYFLLVIGVGLWSMCRTNRGTVGGYFLAGRSMVWWPVGASLFASNIGSGHFVGLAGTGAASGLAVAGFEWNALFVVLLLGWLFAPVYLTAGVITMPQYLRKRFGGHRIRLYLSVLSLFLYIFTKISVDMFSGAVFIQQALGWNIYASVIALLGITMIYTVTGGLAALMYTDTVQTFVILGGAFILMGYAFHEVGGYSGLFDKYLGAMTSLTVSEDPAVGNISSSCYRPRPDSYHLLRDPVTGDLPWPALLLGLTIVSGWYWCSDQVIVQRCLAGKNLTHIKAGCILCGYLKLMPMFLMVMPGMISRILYPDEVACVVPEVCKRVCGTEVGCSNIAYPRLVVKLMPNGLRGLMLAVMLAALMSSLASIFNSSSTLFTMDIYTRLRPCAGDRELLLVGRLWVVFIVAVSVAWLPIVQAAQGGQLFDYIQAVSSYLAPPVSAVFVLALFVPRVNEKGAFWGLIGGLLMGLARLIPEFSYGSGSCVQPSVCPALLCGMHYLYFAIVLFVCSGLLTLVISLCTAPIPRKHLHRLVFSLRHSKEEREDLDADELEGPTSPPIQNGCPEHAVEMEEPQPPAPGLLRRCLLWFCGMNGGGAGSPPAPTQEEMAAAARRLEDISEDSSWARVVNINALLMMAVATFFWGFYA